A stretch of the Candidatus Dependentiae bacterium genome encodes the following:
- a CDS encoding ankyrin repeat domain-containing protein, producing LLLKAGADINVQDEYDETPFNLAIRRKNGEMVKALLEANPDLAIKDDTGLTPLEVASKSAKNIEEMIKEYIIESRPV from the coding sequence TTGCTGCTTAAGGCTGGTGCTGACATTAACGTTCAAGATGAGTACGATGAAACTCCCTTCAATTTAGCAATACGTCGTAAAAATGGTGAAATGGTTAAAGCCTTATTAGAAGCAAACCCAGACCTTGCTATTAAGGATGATACGGGGCTTACTCCATTAGAAGTGGCTTCTAAATCTGCTAAGAATATAGAAGAGATGATTAAAGAATATATAATTGAATCTCGACCGGTTTAA